The Metallibacterium scheffleri region ATGAGGGGATGAACATCAAGTCGATCGCATCAGCGAGTTGCTTGTTGCTGTTGGCCGTGGGGGTGGCCACGGCGCAATCCGCAGCGCCAGTCGTCTCACCGACCACGGTCGGCAGCGTCGCCGCGCAAATGGCGCTGGCGCGGCAAATCGTGCTGCACGGCAGTCCGCAGGGCGCGCACGCGTGCGCGACCTGCCACGGCGTCGAGGGCCAAGGCCAGATCAAGGCCGCGTTTCCGCATCTGGCGGGCTTGCCCAAGCCCTATCTCGTGCGCCAGTTGCAGCACTTCGACGTGCTGGCACGCGACAATCCCAGCATGCAGGCGATCGCGCACAAGCTGACGTCCGACCAGATCGACGCGCTGGCCACGTATTTTTCGCGGCAGGTGCCGCCGCCGATCATGCCGCCAGCCACGCCGCCGCCGCCGCTGGGTACCGAGCTGGCGCTGCAAGGACGCGATGCGGTGCCGGCGTGCATCACCTGTCACGGACCCGGCGGGCGCGGGCTGGGGGGGGCACTCAGTGCCGCGTTCCCGCCGATCGCCGGGCAGCCGGCGGCATACATCGAGCGCCAGCTCAGGGCCTGGAAGCAGGGCCAGCGACCGCCCGGGCCGGATGGCCTGATGGGCGCCATCGCCAAACACCTCAGCGCGGCGGACATCGGCGCGGTCAGCCTGTATTTTGCTGCGCAACCGACGCTGGTCGCGGCCAGCACCACGGAGGCCAAGCCATGAGCGCGCGCAGCCTGATCCACGCCCGCGGTCTCGTCGCTGCGGCCGCCGTGTTCGCGCTGGCGGCGTGCGAGCATTCCGCGCCACCACAAAGCAGCGCTGCGCCCGTACCCGCCGCCAAGCCGGGCAGGCCCGCCGCAGTCGCGTTCACGCCGCCGCCGCTGCGCGCGATCCCGGACGACGCCTTCGGCGCCGAGGTGCGCAAGGGCGAGGCGCTGTTCCGTCATACCGCCACCACGGCGCCGCAGTACGTGGGCAATACCCTGAGCTGCCAGAACTGCCACCTCGATGCCGGACGCCTCGCCGAC contains the following coding sequences:
- a CDS encoding c-type cytochrome, with protein sequence MNIKSIASASCLLLLAVGVATAQSAAPVVSPTTVGSVAAQMALARQIVLHGSPQGAHACATCHGVEGQGQIKAAFPHLAGLPKPYLVRQLQHFDVLARDNPSMQAIAHKLTSDQIDALATYFSRQVPPPIMPPATPPPPLGTELALQGRDAVPACITCHGPGGRGLGGALSAAFPPIAGQPAAYIERQLRAWKQGQRPPGPDGLMGAIAKHLSAADIGAVSLYFAAQPTLVAASTTEAKP